TTCCATGCAAtgagtaattaataaataattaataaaatccTATTTAAAAAGATGGCCTAATCATTTTAACTTTATAGGTATTTGATTTtactatttcactttaaaacaaatgtattgTCATTCCTTCTTAACATGTTGAGATTCTCGAATATAAAggttaaaggataaaggataaaggtgcacgtattcgtatATTCGTATATTCGTATTCGAATATGGTGCTACAGTACCATGAAAGAACAGCAGACAATTTTTAACAAGAATTTAAATACAGACAATAGTTTTAACAAAACACTAAATAATTAACTGTACAAAAcactataataataactatacaAACATTAAGCACAGGACATGGAAACTATTGTACATGTATTTTATTAGTGCTTACAAAAGCATAAATATTCAagattactaatactaatatgtACACAGGAGTATACATCTACATTATCATAAATTGTTTACAACTCTTTCTTATTTTAAAGATTATATGTTTGCCCAGTTTTACATAggaaatctttatttttaatgaaaatacATACTTAATCATTTATATAAATTCAATATAAGGTCCAGCATTTGTATTTAATACTAATACTCATTGGGACACACACTGACACCCTCTCATGCTAAATCATTCTGTGGCTTGTTCTGTCAGTtaaacaaagataaaatacaaaacaagaAATGTTCAatgatttgatgttttgatAACAAATTCATTGGTTGAAAGGTCAAAGTAATAGTTACGTATGCATTAAGCATAATTTAGGCTAGGCATAAGaaaatgaatgtgtgtggtACGATGTAATTGACTGACCCTAAGACCTTATGACAGGCCCAGAGAGAAAGCTGAACCAGGCAAGTGGACAAATAAATGACATGGTCGATGTTCCTCCTTTATCAAGGCAAATGATATCACCCTCTCAGTTTAAGACATTTTTAGGGAGCTTCTGCTCAATAGGTTCTGTCAAGTAGTCAGATCTCACTTTAAGGTCTAAAATGGCTGTCAGTCAGGGGTAATTGTTTGAAGGGCTGTAGTTGTCTAGGCAGGTACTGGGGAGCTAGGTCAAAATATGTGGTGTTGCTGTGTACAGATGTTTTTCAACAGGACTAGGCTTACTCTGCCCCAGGCCCACACCTGCTTAGGCAGGTCCACTGGGCCATGCAGCTGTGCTGGTTCATTAACACAGCTGACAAGGTACCTGAGTGGTGAACAACTTCAGGCATTCGGTTATGGGTAGTCCTCAGCTTCAGTTGGGGCCCACATACCTCCTGGTGCCTGCCCCCTCCCTGTGAACCTGGCCCAGGGCCAGGGGCATCATGCATGAGCATGGGAGCAGTTGCACACCTAGTTAAACTAGGAGAGGGTGGTGTAACCTTGGTGCATCCAGCAGAGCCCTATCCCTTCCCCTGCTCTTTAAATATTCTTGCCAGCCCAcactaaaataattaaataaataaactaaatgaGTGGCTTGGTgcaacatttaataaaaaaaaaaaatacttatcTTATCTTTTGACATGACGGACCACAGCATCCTTATGTCTCGGTTGGAGCAATGTGTTGGTATATAAGACACTGCTTTGGATTGAGATTTTTCTGTCAGTCTTGGTGATCTTGTGTCCTCTTCAGCACCTCTCATATGTGGTTCCCCATGGTTCCATTCTTGGGCCAGTTTTGTTGTCACTCGATCACTCACTTAGTCTTGGTTGCTCACAGATTTTAGACAACATCCCCAATCCTACAAATGATCTTAGGTGCCTCTGTGATGATATCTTCTCCCAACTCCAATGTTCTCCAAGAAGAAGGAGAACTTGTGACAGTACAACTGTAAGAACTTCCCCAGTTCCTGGTTGGTGTACTCGCACTGGCTGTTAGACTGGGGGTGGTACTCAGAGGTGATGCTTACACTCACCCCTAGGTTTTCACAAAATGCCCCCAGACCTGAGAGGTAAACTGGCCCCCGCAATCTGATACGATTTCAAGAAATTCCGGAGGACATGATCTACCAAGGCCTGAGCTGTTTGAACTGCTGAAGGCAATGCAGAGAACAGAATGAAATGGCCACACCCAAAGTGGAACCTTTTGCCGGGGGCCGGGGATGAATGCGCCAAGGCAACGAGACACTCTCGAAGCGGGGCCGGTATATAGATTTTGCGGTGATGTGCACGGTGGTGAGCTTGGTTGATCTCTGTATGCAGGTCCCACTGGATCGCCCCGATAGTTACCGCCGGAGGTAGGATATGCGCCAGAAGCGGGTAAGCAGAGCCCTCCAACCAATGATGCCACTCTCCTAACGCCATCTTAACAGCGAGGAGCTCACCGATCCCCAACTCCATAGTTGCGTTCGGCCCAGTGAGCTTTTTAGAGTAAAAGGCTACAGGGAGGAGCCTGTCGCTGTCCCCATGCCGCTGGGAAAGAACAGCCCCCACACCAGTATTGGAGACATCCACCTCTACAACGAACGTCTTTAGGGGGTTGGGGTGGCGCAACAATGGGGCCAACATGAATGCGTGCTTAAGCACCACAAGGGACTCCTCTGCCTGCAGAGTCCACGTGATGTGTCGGGGACCTCCTTTAAGTAAGGATGTGATGGGCGCTGCTAACCTGCTAAAATCTCGAATGAACCTATGTTTGAAGTTGGCGAACCCCAGAAATCGCTGGACCACCTTAATGGAGCAAGGAGACTACCTGAACCTTGGCCTGGTCCATCTGAACCCCCTGCTCGCTAATGATATACCCCAGGAAAGGGATCTCGGAAACATGGGATATGCATTTCTAGTTAGACTTCTAGAAGGGAACAAAGAGCTTGTAGGTCCTAAACTTCGCCAGGACTAGACGAACCTGATCCACATGCATAGACAGGTTGGGGAAGTAGACCAAAATGTCGTCCAAAAAGGCCACTACAAAGCATCTGAGGTAGTCTTTAGGGACAGTCTTTATGAGGGCCTGGGAGACGGAGGGGGCGTTGGCCAACCTGTACGTATGTTCAACCTGCAGCTGTTCAAGGGCGGACGGGACCAGGGGCATGGGGTGAGGGTAGCACTTCATTAACACGTTCAGGGCGCAATAGTCTATGCATGGACTATGCCCCCTCCCTTTTTCTGGATAAAAAAGAACCCTGATGCTACAGGAGACTTGGACAGAGTTATGTACTCCTCCATCGCCCGCTCTTCTTCCCCCATGACAGGGTAGATCAGAGCCTTGGGCAATGTGGAGCCTTCCACTAAATCTATAGCACAATCAAAGGGGCAATTTTATGTAGTAGTTATTCAATGAAAACATAAGATTTTAATGAAGTCATACATATGACAATTATGGGACATGTCAcccattttttatttcaaaCTGGTCTTCCCAAAATTTCACCAGTATGCAAATTTGGCAACACAGGGGGCTAAACTTGCTGGACTTGGTGTATACAAACATTGCAGGCATGTTGCAAAGCTCCACGCCTCACTATTGTGCCATCTTTTTCTTCACCGGTTCTGAGGTACCAGTGATATTTTAAAAGTAATTAAGATCTAATGCCCTCTCTTTTCTGGTATACTATATTAATGACAATCAGAATGCTTGctcaaaaaaaactgaacatcaTATTTGACTTGATTCTATGTTAAGTTATGTTATCAATAATGTAATGATTTATACTTTTCAATTTGATAGTGTTGTCCATTTGGACTCTAATTTCCAAAGTAAAATACTACAGGAAAAGATGAAAGTCATCCTGCACCTTATAAACATAGGGCCAATGTAGGGCCCTTCTTTTCACCAATATTCTAACCGACCACTACATTGCAAACTCTTCACAGGGGACATTAGCTAAGCACTTCCCTTTATCAGTTTTCACAGAGTTAGGCCCATATCAACAACTAAGTATTTAAACcaatttttttatattgctCTGTTTAGAACACAGCAACTGTTACAATCAATAATGGCTTGACATGGACCCAGCAGCACAGTATAAAGCTATGTTCATGCTCCAACCACTGACTAGTCAGACCTATATTATAAAACTAAACCtacagtaatatataatatactataatgATATTAGTACATACGTGGaaaaaattgttggtaccctcggttaataaaagaaaaacccacaatggtcacagaaataactttaaTCTGTTAAagttataaaaatgaaaatgaacaaatgaaaatatgaTTTTGAACCATACTTCATGGAACCATGCaacataattatttttaaaaataaactcattaaacagacctggacaaaaatgatggtaaatcaagGTGtatccactaattagcatcacaggtgtctacaatcttgtaatcgcTCAGTGGGCCTATAGATGGGGCTACAGgtaaattatagacaagcatgtttaaggcaaaggttataagaccatctccaagaagcttgatgttcctgtgaatacagttgcacatattattcagaaatataagatccatgggactgtagccaacctccctggacttGACCACAGGCGGAAaactgatgacaaatcaaagagacggataatacgaatggaaCAAAAAAGCACAGAAAAACTTCTCAAGAGATCAGAGGTGAACTttaagctcaaggaacatcggtgtcagatcgcaccactcgtcattgtttgagccaaagtggacatcatgggagatgaccaaggaggacaccattgttgaataCATAGAAAAGACAGACTTTTATTTGCCAAAcgacatgttgacaagccccaaagaaggagaatgtcctatagacagatggaactttttgccaaggcacatcagctttatgttcacagatggaaaaatgaaaatgtgcagggtacaacgaaatctcaagactatcaagagATTCCAGAGAGAAacgtgctgcccagtgtcagaaagcttggtctcagtcacaggtcatgggtcttgcaacaggataatgacccaaaacacacagctaaaacacacccaagagtggctaagaggaaaacattggagtattctgaagtggccttctatgagccctgacctaaatcctattgagcatctttggaaggagctgaaacatgccgtctggaaaaggcacccttcaaacctgagacaactggagcagtttgctcagtagtgggccaaaatacctgctgagaggtgcagaaatcTCATTGACAGTCACAGGAATTGCACCTAAAATATAGATCTAGGGCTCAGCCAACCCCTTAATCCATATTTCTAATCCTATTCACCCAATTTAGTGAATTTAGTGGATGGGCTGTGCCTAATGTGCATGTATTATGTGCAAAGACTACAGTAGACATACTGTAATTTTCGTCTGACTGTTgttttaaagatctaaaaacactttgtcctttttttcctAAAATatccaaaataaataatacccCTTCTCTACAACAAGACTGGAGCCATATTGTGGATGGTGTAACACTGTGAAGTTTGAGACGCTGTACTGTTGTAAACCATTTGTGTTGTACTGTATGGTAGATGAAACAAAAAGTAAACAGCGAGTAACAGCTATGTCAAATCATAGAGAGCCTAGTAAACAGTATTGATATGGGTAATGAGTGAAACTAGCAGTAAGCACAGAAATCCCTCAGTATACTTTGTGTGCTGTAACATCTAGTGACTGGTCATGAGATACAAACGCCTGATAGCAACAGGATAGCGGACCACCGTTGGCCCACTAACGACAAAGCTGGTGGTCCACAGGCATGTGCTCAGTGTTTTCTGAGTGGCCTGCTGGTATTTAAGCATAGTTTAAGACAGAATTTTTCATAACTTGCTTTCCACAAACAATCCTATTTTCTTATGTTTGGAGCTTTTTAGCCTCAgacttgttttgttgttttcaaaGCAATGGTACTGGCAGAGTAATCAGTTGGGATTTAGAGGGGGCTTGCCTCCTGTAGGTGGTGAATAAAACTGCCGTGCAATGCATGGATATTGAACATTGAGGCAATGTTCTCCATTATGCTTCATTTCTAGATAATTATTGTGATTACAGCATTTGGCACAGTGGAAGTATAACAAAGCAAACAATGGAATCCAATTTGTCCATATATACAACTCTCCTGACTTTGGAATCATTGGGAATACCTCCATCTAACATTATTCCTGCATTCATATTTGGAACTCTTACATATTGTCTTATTTTGTTCTTTAACATGACTGTCTTGCTAACAATTGTTTTCAACAGGAAACTTCATAATCCAATGTGTATTCTGTTGTTAAGTATGCCGGTCAATGATATGATGGGTGTCACTGTCTTTTTTCCTCGGCAGGTGTTTAGTATACTGACTCAGAATAGATCAATCACCTACTCTGCTTGTTTTGCAGAAGCCTTTATAACACATCTGTATGTAGGTTGGTTAACTAACATTCTCACTGCTATGGCTTATGACAGGTATGTTGCCATTTGTTGTCCACTGAAATATAACACCTTGATGTCCTCAAATAACTTGTTGAAAATAATCATTATAGTATGGTGTCTTGAAGTTACTGTGATTGGTATAGTGTTTGCCCTGAGTTTTCGCAGACACATTTGTGGCACAAAAATTGTTGACATTTTCTGCAATAATCCATCCTTATTGAAGCTCATTTGTGGGGACATAAGTGTTAACAATTATGTTGGACTccttattacatttttaaaacaaggGTTTACAGTGCTAACTGTGTTATTTACATACATCCAAATATTAATCACAGTTGTCTATAAAAGACAGTCTGATGCTAAAAGTAAAGCAATCCAGACATGTGGTACACACCTAGTTGTCTTTTTATGCTTTGAGTTCAATGTATTTTTTGCCCTGGTTGCTCACAGATTTGAGTCAGCATCCCCAATCCTTAGAAAGGCCTTAGGTACATCCATAATGATATTTCCTCCTATACTCAATCCTCTAATATATGGACTGAAAACAAAGGAAATTCGACGGCATCTAATTTTCTTCTCCAAGATAAAGGTTTTGcccaaaaaacagaaaatgtaGTAGGAAATGAAGTCAAAAGGTTTGTTTATTATAGTTACTGGAAGTGATGTTAATGAGACTCAAAAGTGCAAATATttatatcatgtttttttttttttttttttttttatataagctTTTTAATCAGGTTGGACAGTGTGTTTATCTCCATGCACTGATTGTACACAGAATCTGtataatgtattaatgtatttataaacaAACTCATAGTGATTTAGAGACACTTGTAAAGTCAGAATTGTGCATGGTGTTGATCAGCAAAATAGAACATCTAGTGATTAATGTCTATAAGGTCtgtcacaaaaaaaatgtttcatgGAATGGTTACAAATATGCTCCACCTGTAACTTTTGAAAgtacaaaaaacacaaatatgtggaaaattaatattaaattgcaAAAAGCCTTAAAGCCTGCCATGGCAAAAGTAAAAGTTAAATGATTCCCTTTTGTCAATGTTTTCTCAAGCAATATAGTTCTGCATATTTCCCATGTACATGATTTTGGTTGGGGTTTTTTTCTGCCAGtttaacaaatataaaatacaacaatataaatgttcaataatgcatttttaatggctAGCCAGTTTTAGCATAATTTCATAAATTCATTAGTGATTGATTGGCCCTAAGACAAGGCAATTTCACCTAATTATTTTATGTAGGCTCTATACCCCTAATGGAGGGGGGATGCATGTATTTGAAGCATTTACAATATTGAGATGTTTTTTACGTTCATGGAATAAAAGATTTGATGAATCTCTGAAAgatctgaaatctgaaaaaaaaatgtttccagCATTTTTAGTGTCTTGGCAGGTATTAGGTAGCCATGTGTATGAAACACCCATGCAGAGCTAAATTGCAGCACAGCTGTGGGCAGTTCTGGAACTTGTGACAGGCTCAAAGAAGAAGCCGCACCAGGCAAGTTGAAAGAAATTACATGGTTAAGGTTCTTCCTTTACCAAGTAAAAATTCACCCGCTCAGTTTAGGACATTTTGGGGAGCTTCTGACTTCCAGCTCCTGTCATCAAGTAGCCAAATCTTACTTCTAGCTCTAAAATGGCTTTCATTGAGTGCTAAGTGTTTGATGGGATATAGTTGTATGGGCAGGTGCTGAGGAGATAGGTCAAAGTATGTGGTGTTGCTGTGTACAAATGTTTTACAACAGGGTCAGGTTTTCTCTGCCCCACACCTGCTTAAGCAGGTCCACTGGGACATGTGGCTGTGCTGGTTACATCAAAACAGCTGACAAGGTACTTGAGTGGTGGGCCACTCCAGGCATTCCAATTACGGGAAGACCTCTGCTTCAGTTGTGGCACCTGGTGCATCCAGCAGAAGCATAGCCACAGaaagagatacagacagagagatgagGGTTATAGGGAGGAAGTAAAGACAAGGCAAAGGAGGACAAAGGAGTCAAGCAATCCACCACCCATCTCCAACTGCATAGACCTGGAGCTGTGATGTTTCTCTGAGACTCACTTGTCCTCCAGTCAAAAATAGGGCACCCCACCTCTAAGGGAATGTGCTCGCATTCTCCACTACTTTTGATCTATGTCTGCGAAAGGACTCACAGACACAAGCATACTCTGATCAACCCAAAACTGCTGAAAGCACCCAACTAGGTTCAGCTGTCTGTAACCAAGAAaaggaccacacacacaaactggcaAGTGAAACAGCACTTCCACCTCCTCCTACCACAATGGCCCTACGCAGTATTTGCACAGTCTTCCTGATAAAGTGCTCATTAAGTATATGCTGGATGATTCAGAAGGCAAAACATTGTAACCTGCTTGTTAACTGTAGCTATGGTTTCTGCTTTGGATGTGTTTGCTGTTCAGTTGTTGTAAGGCACTCTTGACACAAACTCTGGGGGCATAATCAGTTAGGGTGCCAATGTTGCCAAAAACATCTGTACACAGCTCTTCAGCTGTTGCATACATGTTTTATTCTGCATGACCATGatgttcctcttttgagtcagGCCTAAGCTGCATTGCTGCATTGGTGTCCCATCTGTTCCTTCAGTGCAATGGTCAGCATTAGCTAATTTTTATTCCAATCCCTTGcttgtttgttgtctttcaaaGCCAAGGTCCCACATGTGGCGGGGCATCCAGGCCAACACCAACTACAAAACCCCATCACCTGTTCTGATGCGCTGAACAACTACACCTCTTCCAAATAAACATGTACTGTACACCGCACACATGTTTGGAAAAcgaagcctgctgggcctcagtCAGGATAGGCAACAACATC
The sequence above is drawn from the Salminus brasiliensis chromosome 11, fSalBra1.hap2, whole genome shotgun sequence genome and encodes:
- the LOC140565668 gene encoding olfactory receptor 52A5-like; the protein is MESNLSIYTTLLTLESLGIPPSNIIPAFIFGTLTYCLILFFNMTVLLTIVFNRKLHNPMCILLLSMPVNDMMGVTVFFPRQVFSILTQNRSITYSACFAEAFITHLYVGWLTNILTAMAYDRYVAICCPLKYNTLMSSNNLLKIIIIVWCLEVTVIGIVFALSFRRHICGTKIVDIFCNNPSLLKLICGDISVNNYVGLLITFLKQGFTVLTVLFTYIQILITVVYKRQSDAKSKAIQTCGTHLVVFLCFEFNVFFALVAHRFESASPILRKALGTSIMIFPPILNPLIYGLKTKEIRRHLIFFSKIKVLPKKQKM